Proteins co-encoded in one Actinomadura luteofluorescens genomic window:
- a CDS encoding cellulose binding domain-containing protein, which yields MRRRRLLPGFLLTALCSLLLALLVPVQAGAAASVTATFAKASDWGSGYEGRYTIKNDTASAVTGWKVEFDLPSGSSVGTYWDALLTKSGQHAAFANREYNGSVAAGASVTFGFIVNGTGAPQNCTVNGASCTGGDTPPPGTPSAPGAPTVTAKTDTSLTLSWPASTGTVTGYRVYEGTTVKATATGTGATVSGLTACSDHTFTVKAYNTAGESAASGPVTATTTGCTEPPPASRRAAPYLYMGWGDPPSPSTVMSASGIKWFTMAFILSSGGCNPGWDGQRPLKGGVDEQAISQIRAAGGDVLPSVGGWSGNKLGPNCSTPEALAGAYQKVIDAYGLKAIDIDIENSDEFENAAVQDRVLGALKILKQNNTGLQTILTFGTTTTGPNYWGKRLIDQAAALQANVDVFTIMPFDFGGGADMYGSTVNASEGLKTALKSAFGWSDATAYTHMGISGMNGLSDQQELTSTATWTKIRDWAKSKGLARLAFWSVNRDRPCPGGGVAENCSGTDQQPWEFTKITAGF from the coding sequence TTGCGAAGAAGAAGGCTTCTCCCCGGTTTCCTGCTCACCGCCCTCTGCTCCCTCCTGCTCGCCCTGCTCGTCCCCGTCCAGGCCGGCGCCGCCGCCTCGGTGACGGCGACCTTCGCCAAGGCCTCCGACTGGGGCTCGGGGTACGAGGGCAGGTACACGATCAAGAACGACACCGCCTCGGCCGTCACCGGCTGGAAGGTGGAGTTCGACCTCCCGTCCGGCTCCTCGGTCGGGACCTACTGGGACGCGCTGCTCACCAAGTCCGGGCAGCACGCCGCGTTCGCCAACCGCGAGTACAACGGGAGCGTCGCCGCAGGCGCCAGCGTCACGTTCGGCTTCATCGTCAACGGGACCGGGGCGCCGCAGAACTGCACGGTCAACGGCGCCTCCTGCACGGGCGGCGACACGCCCCCGCCCGGCACGCCCTCCGCCCCCGGGGCGCCGACCGTGACCGCCAAGACCGACACGTCGCTGACGCTGTCGTGGCCGGCCTCGACCGGAACCGTCACCGGCTACCGCGTCTACGAGGGCACGACGGTCAAGGCCACCGCGACCGGGACCGGCGCCACCGTCAGCGGGCTGACCGCCTGCTCCGACCACACCTTCACGGTGAAGGCGTACAACACCGCCGGCGAGTCGGCGGCGAGCGGCCCGGTCACGGCCACCACGACCGGCTGCACGGAGCCGCCGCCCGCGAGCCGCCGCGCCGCGCCCTACCTGTACATGGGCTGGGGCGACCCGCCGAGCCCGTCCACCGTCATGAGCGCGTCCGGGATCAAGTGGTTCACGATGGCGTTCATCCTGTCCAGCGGCGGCTGCAACCCCGGGTGGGACGGGCAGCGCCCGCTCAAGGGCGGCGTGGACGAGCAGGCGATCTCGCAGATCCGCGCGGCCGGCGGTGACGTGCTGCCGTCCGTCGGCGGCTGGTCGGGCAACAAGCTCGGCCCGAACTGCTCCACGCCCGAGGCGCTGGCCGGCGCGTACCAGAAGGTCATCGACGCCTACGGGCTCAAGGCCATCGACATCGACATCGAGAACAGCGACGAGTTCGAGAACGCGGCCGTCCAGGACCGCGTCCTCGGCGCCCTGAAGATCCTGAAGCAGAACAACACGGGCCTGCAGACGATCCTGACGTTCGGCACGACGACCACCGGGCCGAACTACTGGGGCAAGCGGCTCATCGACCAGGCCGCGGCGCTGCAGGCGAACGTGGACGTGTTCACGATCATGCCGTTCGACTTCGGCGGCGGCGCGGACATGTACGGCAGCACCGTCAACGCGTCCGAGGGCCTCAAGACCGCGCTGAAGTCGGCGTTCGGGTGGTCGGACGCCACCGCCTACACGCACATGGGGATCTCCGGCATGAACGGCCTGTCCGACCAGCAGGAGCTCACCTCGACCGCGACCTGGACGAAGATCCGCGACTGGGCGAAGTCCAAGGGCCTGGCCAGGCTGGCGTTCTGGTCGGTCAACCGGGACCGGCCCTGCCCGGGCGGCGGGGTCGCCGAGAACTGCAGCGGCACCGACCAGCAGCCCTGGGAGTTCACCAAGATCACGGCAGGTTTCTGA
- a CDS encoding Fur family transcriptional regulator has product MTASQTPSTAEELRGAGLRVTAARVALLDTVRAGDHLGVEALAAGVRDRVGHISLQAVYEALHALTAAGLVRRIEPAGSPARFEGRVGDNHHHLVCRNCGAIKDVDCAVGHPPCLDPVDDAGYLVDEADVTFWGLCPACRTDAG; this is encoded by the coding sequence ATGACCGCGTCCCAGACCCCGTCCACCGCCGAGGAGCTGCGCGGGGCAGGCCTGCGGGTGACGGCCGCCCGCGTGGCCCTGCTGGACACCGTCCGGGCCGGCGACCACCTCGGCGTCGAGGCGCTGGCCGCGGGCGTGCGCGACCGCGTGGGCCACATCTCCCTGCAGGCGGTGTACGAGGCGCTCCACGCGCTCACCGCGGCGGGGCTCGTCCGCCGGATCGAACCGGCCGGGAGCCCGGCCCGGTTCGAGGGGCGCGTCGGCGACAACCACCACCACCTGGTGTGCCGGAACTGCGGCGCGATCAAGGACGTCGACTGCGCCGTGGGGCACCCGCCCTGCCTGGACCCGGTCGACGACGCCGGGTACCTCGTCGACGAGGCCGACGTCACGTTCTGGGGCCTGTGCCCGGCGTGCCGGACGGACGCCGGCTGA